Genomic DNA from Haloarcula marina:
AGGGCATCAACGTCCACCAGTCTGACCGCGACCTCGATAGACTCGCGGACCTCGACTACGAGGTCCGAAAAGTCGGGATGGAAGACGAACTGCTCGTCGGCGACGTGCCTATCTGGACGATGCCAGCGTACAACCGCGAAGACGGCCCGAACGTCGACGCGAACGGCGACCCGCACCATCCGAAGGGTATCGGCTGTGGATTCCTCGTCGCGCTGGACGACACCCGCGTGTTCTGGCCGGGCGATTCGGACGTGCTCCCGGGCCACGCCGAACTCGACGTGTCGCTGTTCGTCCCGTCTATCTCACAGAGCTATACGATGGACCGTCACAGCGCGGCCGACCTCGCCGCGGAGATGGACCCGGACCTCGTCCTCCCCATCCACTACAACACGTTCACCGCGCTTGAGGCGGACGACGAGGCGTTCGCCGCCGACGTGGCGGGCCGTCGAGTCCCGGTCGTCTTGGACCGCGACTGACGAACTCGGTCACTCGGCCGCCGCCAGCGAGTCGAACCGGTCCCAGCATTCACAGTCGAGGTCCTCCAAACTCGTCACTTCGTCGGGGAAGGAACTCACGGGCATCCCGTCGTCGAACTGGTCGCACTCCTCGCGGTGCAGCGAGAAGTCGTCGCTGGACATGACGGGCATGGCTATAGTCTGCGAGTATAGCGAGATAAAGTTTCGTTCTCGGGCAGTCTTCGCTACAACACGCCCATCTCGGTCAGGCGCTCTGGGAGGTAGGTATCGGTCACGAAGTCGAGGCCGCGCGAGGCGAGCGCCTGCTGTTCCGCCTTCTTCCCGATGTCGAGTTGGAGTTCGATTTGCTCCTTCCAGAAGTCGGTCTGGAAGCGGGGGTCTTCCAGTTCCGATTCCAGCGCGTTGATGTCCGAATCGCTCAGCGGGTCCGTCGGCAGGTCGTAGTCGACGATGTCCTGTGGCCGGATGCCGACGAACTCCGCCTCCGGCGTCGCGAGGTACTCCGAGAGGTGGGCCGACTTGATGGACCCGTAGGCGACGGACCCGTAGATGCGGTACGACCACGGGTCGCCGTCTGTGAAGACCACGACTGGCAGGTCGAGTTCGTCGTGGAGGCGCTTGGTGATGCGCCGGGTCGCCCGCGCCGGTTGCCCTTTGAGGTGGACGACGATGACGTTGTACTCCTCGTCGAACCCGTTCTCGACGAGTCGGTCCCGCATCCCGCCGGTCTCCACGCACAGGATGAAGTCGGCGTCGTGGTCGAGGAACTCGATGGTGTCGGGGTTGTTCGGAATCTGATACCCCCCTTCGCCAACGTCCTCCTGACAGTGTATCTCGCGCTCGCC
This window encodes:
- a CDS encoding MBL fold metallo-hydrolase, whose protein sequence is MTIRHDGITAEWLGYATLKLSDGETTVYLDPGRYGVLTGEWEPDTPGVGHPKTRDYAPKDGDIVCVTHIHHYDPDGIRRVASDDATVVAFEGINVHQSDRDLDRLADLDYEVRKVGMEDELLVGDVPIWTMPAYNREDGPNVDANGDPHHPKGIGCGFLVALDDTRVFWPGDSDVLPGHAELDVSLFVPSISQSYTMDRHSAADLAAEMDPDLVLPIHYNTFTALEADDEAFAADVAGRRVPVVLDRD
- a CDS encoding DNA topoisomerase IV subunit A, yielding MSTDNDAPQSRVAREKLIDLAAEFYDQFAEGDVPTMSIPTRTKSNIEYDEDKDVWVYGDRQSTRSAKTVSGAEKLLKATYTIDFLAQQLDEDRSSTLRELYYLSESWDLEEAQFESQDESNDLVEDLEIVSEVTREDFHMRPEESGATLMGPLQIREQTRRGEREIHCQEDVGEGGYQIPNNPDTIEFLDHDADFILCVETGGMRDRLVENGFDEEYNVIVVHLKGQPARATRRITKRLHDELDLPVVVFTDGDPWSYRIYGSVAYGSIKSAHLSEYLATPEAEFVGIRPQDIVDYDLPTDPLSDSDINALESELEDPRFQTDFWKEQIELQLDIGKKAEQQALASRGLDFVTDTYLPERLTEMGVL